In Candidatus Nitronauta litoralis, one DNA window encodes the following:
- a CDS encoding J domain-containing protein, whose translation MRPTSKDYYSILGVADNADPEAIKKAYRALAVEFHPDRNPNNPKAEEKFKDLTEAYGVLMDPKKRSEYDLYRKTFGAGHAGAGGGQGPRFDYSQQEIFENMFRQAFGRDAFNDLNMQFKNQGFRSGSGFFDAILFGGVGAMGKLGRLLSMVPGPIGKVGLGLRVLQGVGASLLALKSIKQAAHDKQHGGRSPRKDSGSTFDNVKSIFDPEAGHGLDLHFQITIPPHEAVAGARKQFSYTVNGVLEKLMVNIPPNTPAGQKLRVREKGKMNNDRRGDLILTVNVGAV comes from the coding sequence ATGAGACCAACAAGTAAAGATTATTACAGCATATTGGGGGTCGCGGATAATGCAGATCCCGAGGCTATAAAAAAAGCTTATCGGGCTCTGGCTGTAGAGTTTCACCCGGACCGCAACCCCAACAACCCCAAAGCAGAAGAAAAATTCAAGGATCTCACAGAAGCCTACGGGGTGCTGATGGACCCCAAAAAACGCTCCGAATACGATCTTTACAGAAAAACCTTTGGAGCGGGTCATGCTGGCGCGGGGGGAGGACAAGGTCCTCGTTTTGATTACAGCCAGCAGGAAATTTTTGAAAACATGTTCCGGCAGGCCTTCGGACGCGACGCCTTCAACGACCTCAACATGCAGTTCAAAAATCAGGGCTTCCGATCCGGTTCCGGGTTCTTTGACGCCATTCTCTTTGGCGGTGTCGGAGCGATGGGAAAACTGGGTCGATTGCTTTCCATGGTACCGGGTCCGATTGGGAAAGTCGGGCTTGGCCTGCGGGTTTTACAAGGAGTGGGAGCTTCACTTTTAGCACTGAAATCCATTAAGCAGGCGGCACATGACAAGCAACATGGAGGCCGTTCTCCCAGGAAGGACAGCGGTTCCACATTTGACAACGTAAAAAGTATATTTGATCCGGAAGCCGGACATGGACTGGACCTTCATTTTCAGATCACCATCCCTCCTCATGAAGCGGTAGCTGGCGCCAGAAAACAGTTTTCCTACACCGTCAATGGTGTTCTGGAAAAACTTATGGTCAACATCCCCCCAAACACGCCAGCGGGACAAAAACTACGAGTGCGTGAAAAGGGTAAAATGAATAACGATCGGCGGGGTGACCTGATTTTAACCGTCAACGTAGGCGCAGTTTAA
- a CDS encoding efflux RND transporter periplasmic adaptor subunit encodes MKRFTFILCVIWILALASLSFAQKKNAPSPVRVAKAQTLSPREIIKLPGTVIPWASTRLAAEIDGRVESIHVREGQFVKKGTPLLQLRTVPLELERALSLAEAKREETLLLELKNGTRVETIEAARFAKDQALARVRLADSDLKRIKQLYEEGVVSLDDYDRSKSEAESALAELQEKEEVLKEHMAGPRIEKIKQADANLEAARARIKIIEDNIDRATLKAPFNGYIVSKQTEVGEWLETGDPAFGITSAYPVKVEVDLPQFHYNSIRVGNSAKITLENPKTGTKSKEYKGRIIEIVTSADPNSRTFPVRIRVNASGSKIAHGMLVNVEIYPTAKTGKRLYVPKDALVQSPKGTTLWVVETKGNKKNTVREVPVTPGKMEGNLISVDFKKKALKSGNLVVVQGNERLKPGAPVTIVKQK; translated from the coding sequence ATGAAACGTTTCACTTTCATTTTATGTGTTATCTGGATTCTGGCCCTGGCCTCCCTCTCTTTTGCCCAGAAAAAAAATGCGCCTTCCCCGGTCCGTGTAGCAAAAGCACAAACATTGTCACCCCGGGAGATCATCAAATTACCCGGAACAGTTATTCCATGGGCCTCGACAAGACTCGCCGCTGAAATCGATGGACGGGTTGAGTCCATCCACGTTCGAGAAGGACAATTTGTAAAAAAGGGGACACCCCTTCTACAACTGAGGACGGTTCCCCTGGAACTTGAACGGGCATTGTCCCTGGCGGAAGCAAAACGCGAGGAAACTCTCCTGCTGGAATTGAAAAATGGAACCCGTGTAGAAACTATCGAGGCGGCCAGGTTTGCTAAAGACCAGGCCCTGGCCCGGGTCAGGCTCGCAGATAGTGATCTGAAGAGAATAAAGCAATTATACGAAGAAGGAGTGGTCAGCCTTGACGACTATGACCGCAGCAAATCAGAGGCGGAAAGTGCCCTCGCGGAATTACAGGAAAAAGAAGAAGTTCTTAAAGAGCATATGGCCGGGCCTCGCATAGAAAAAATCAAACAAGCGGATGCGAATCTTGAAGCCGCACGAGCGCGCATTAAAATCATTGAAGATAATATAGACCGTGCCACATTGAAAGCTCCGTTCAACGGCTATATCGTCAGTAAGCAGACAGAGGTTGGTGAATGGCTGGAAACAGGAGACCCTGCATTTGGAATCACTTCTGCTTATCCCGTTAAAGTTGAAGTCGACCTCCCGCAGTTCCATTACAACAGTATCAGGGTTGGCAATTCTGCCAAGATAACTCTGGAAAACCCTAAAACAGGAACCAAGAGTAAAGAATATAAAGGACGGATCATTGAAATCGTCACATCGGCCGACCCCAATTCCCGCACATTTCCCGTTCGGATTCGAGTCAATGCTTCAGGCAGTAAAATCGCACATGGTATGCTGGTAAACGTGGAAATTTACCCCACCGCAAAAACAGGCAAGCGGCTCTATGTTCCCAAGGACGCCCTGGTTCAATCCCCCAAAGGCACCACTTTGTGGGTTGTCGAGACCAAAGGAAATAAGAAAAATACAGTCAGAGAAGTTCCTGTGACCCCAGGCAAAATGGAAGGCAACCTGATCTCGGTAGACTTCAAGAAAAAGGCTCTGAAATCCGGAAATCTGGTTGTGGTGCAGGGGAACGAACGGTTAAAGCCTGGGGCTCCCGTCACCATCGTGAAGCAAAAATAA
- a CDS encoding cysteine desulfurase produces MIYLDNAATTPMDPEVIEIMNRSMREDFANSGTVYSLGVETNRKLEKARAGIARFLNLPPDFNLIFTGGGSEANNLFIKGICFPNKRVASTGLDHPSVTEAIDSMKEFGNEPVRLKGYSIKGRLEEKFISELVENRVRLLCLTHVNNELGTVQPIEKVSNILREGSPQTRLFVDGVQAVGKIIYTEKFWQGLSGYSISAHKFNGPKGIGLLVYDSRLNLNPQIHGGKQQYGVRSGTLPVPLILGMMHALKLATARVKETCNHMESLHKLLVGGLRQIETEIPELDIKFNSEPSQDWARQSSAILNFSFTPVEGEVLLHHLEENKIFVGLGSACSAHSKEPSKILMGTGCTEEEALCSLRVSFGAGNTRNHVETFLKEFREAWLALYPAFRSRVVST; encoded by the coding sequence ATGATTTATCTCGATAACGCAGCGACGACGCCGATGGACCCGGAAGTTATCGAGATAATGAACCGTTCCATGCGCGAGGACTTTGCCAATTCAGGGACGGTATATTCTCTTGGAGTGGAAACCAATCGCAAGTTGGAAAAAGCACGAGCGGGAATCGCGCGGTTCCTGAACCTGCCCCCAGATTTTAATCTGATTTTTACTGGGGGAGGTAGTGAAGCCAATAACCTTTTCATTAAGGGGATTTGTTTTCCCAATAAAAGGGTTGCCAGTACAGGGCTTGACCACCCAAGTGTGACCGAAGCGATCGATTCTATGAAAGAATTTGGTAATGAACCGGTCCGATTGAAGGGGTACTCAATAAAGGGCAGGCTCGAGGAAAAATTTATATCGGAATTGGTTGAAAATCGCGTGAGGCTGCTTTGTTTGACCCACGTCAATAATGAATTGGGAACTGTTCAGCCAATTGAAAAGGTTTCAAATATCCTAAGAGAAGGTTCCCCGCAAACAAGATTGTTCGTCGATGGAGTCCAGGCTGTGGGGAAAATTATCTACACTGAAAAATTCTGGCAGGGTCTTTCCGGGTATTCAATTTCTGCGCATAAATTCAATGGACCCAAGGGAATTGGTTTATTGGTTTATGATTCACGACTGAACTTAAATCCTCAAATACATGGTGGAAAACAACAATATGGAGTAAGGTCCGGTACCCTGCCAGTGCCTCTGATTCTAGGCATGATGCATGCGTTGAAGCTGGCGACAGCGCGAGTCAAAGAAACCTGCAATCATATGGAATCTCTCCATAAATTGCTGGTTGGAGGGTTGAGGCAGATAGAAACCGAAATACCCGAGTTGGATATAAAATTTAATTCAGAACCATCACAGGATTGGGCCCGACAATCCAGTGCCATTTTAAACTTCAGTTTTACACCCGTTGAAGGAGAGGTCTTGTTACACCATCTTGAAGAGAACAAAATTTTTGTAGGCTTGGGAAGTGCCTGCAGTGCCCACTCTAAAGAACCATCAAAAATTTTGATGGGAACAGGATGTACTGAAGAAGAAGCCCTCTGTAGTTTGCGGGTATCGTTCGGTGCTGGAAATACCAGGAATCATGTTGAAACGTTTTTAAAAGAATTTCGAGAAGCCTGGCTCGCCTTATACCCTGCCTTCAGATCCCGGGTCGTATCCACGTGA
- a CDS encoding cytochrome c: protein MLKRISWLVLVTGLGTLTACAPGPTKTVPKEYQAGQEYFHKVCSNCHGPDAMGGGKGPKLIDAEFLPPDFTDDDIRDTIINGSTSGKMPSQKSKYTDQEITEIIKYLRYSQQAAGIAPEEDIEEEEEEE from the coding sequence GTGTTAAAACGTATCAGCTGGTTGGTCCTGGTTACCGGCCTCGGAACCCTTACGGCCTGTGCTCCAGGCCCTACTAAAACGGTTCCCAAGGAGTATCAGGCCGGGCAGGAGTATTTCCACAAAGTCTGCTCAAACTGCCACGGACCCGATGCCATGGGAGGTGGAAAAGGCCCCAAACTGATTGACGCAGAATTCCTGCCCCCGGATTTTACGGACGACGATATTCGCGACACCATCATCAACGGTTCCACTTCAGGGAAAATGCCTTCGCAGAAATCCAAATATACGGACCAGGAAATCACCGAAATCATTAAATACCTGCGCTATTCTCAACAGGCTGCGGGGATTGCCCCAGAGGAAGATATAGAAGAGGAAGAAGAGGAGGAATAG
- a CDS encoding porin family protein: MQLARYFKKPITCILVSLMLAGGLISSAQAETYVGASVGASFGGSLGNTTYRGNAPFTANTLTIPELDLDASTAWGVRVGHYFSFLPWLGVEFQWYRRQPDADTSAVTLTGSVPGATGPFNFTGAANASAIVDNMDTFGFLFNVRAPENMVQNWGGIEPYVGVGLAVNSIDIEEFRLSNPAGTFTTRSASAGDVDAGFLGQVGANYIINKRLRAFGEYKYTHANFTSNQWDPTGVTETDFEDHTVVFGLKFTLFE, translated from the coding sequence ATGCAGTTGGCCCGATATTTCAAGAAACCGATAACATGTATTCTGGTGAGCCTTATGCTTGCCGGTGGTCTGATCTCTTCCGCACAGGCGGAAACTTATGTTGGTGCTTCCGTAGGTGCATCCTTCGGTGGCAGCCTGGGCAATACCACTTATAGAGGAAATGCCCCTTTTACTGCTAATACCCTCACTATTCCTGAACTGGATCTGGATGCCTCCACCGCCTGGGGCGTTCGTGTGGGACATTATTTCTCATTTCTTCCATGGTTGGGTGTGGAATTCCAATGGTACCGTCGGCAGCCTGATGCAGACACCAGTGCCGTAACCCTGACAGGATCCGTTCCTGGTGCAACCGGCCCATTTAATTTTACCGGGGCAGCAAATGCCAGTGCTATTGTTGACAATATGGATACCTTCGGGTTTTTGTTCAACGTTCGTGCGCCGGAAAATATGGTCCAAAACTGGGGAGGAATCGAACCCTATGTAGGGGTAGGGCTTGCTGTAAACTCAATTGATATTGAAGAATTCCGCCTGTCCAACCCTGCAGGAACGTTTACTACAAGAAGTGCCAGTGCTGGCGATGTTGATGCAGGATTTCTGGGCCAGGTGGGTGCCAATTACATCATCAACAAACGTTTGCGTGCATTCGGTGAGTACAAATACACTCATGCCAATTTTACTTCGAACCAGTGGGATCCAACTGGAGTCACAGAAACGGATTTCGAAGATCATACGGTTGTGTTTGGTTTGAAATTCACTTTGTTCGAATAA
- the folK gene encoding 2-amino-4-hydroxy-6-hydroxymethyldihydropteridine diphosphokinase, protein MPETIFIGLGSNLKQPAHNLYTAFVALSKIEGMYSPLLSPLYKTSPFGVQDQPDFINAIAQFQTTLEPRTVLNALLDIEIKMGRVRKEKWGPRLIDLDLLFFGDQTIDEDGLKVPHPGIAERDFVLIPMMDIAPDWIHPTYAKSISELVTQLDGTSTINRIESDR, encoded by the coding sequence ATGCCCGAAACCATCTTCATTGGACTGGGGTCCAACCTCAAGCAGCCAGCGCATAATTTGTACACTGCGTTTGTTGCCTTGTCCAAAATAGAAGGAATGTATAGCCCCCTTCTTTCCCCTCTTTATAAAACTTCTCCTTTTGGTGTTCAGGATCAACCTGATTTCATCAATGCAATCGCTCAATTTCAAACGACACTTGAGCCTCGCACAGTATTAAATGCATTGCTCGATATTGAAATAAAAATGGGACGTGTCAGGAAAGAAAAATGGGGACCGCGCCTGATCGATCTCGACCTTTTATTTTTCGGGGACCAGACCATCGATGAAGACGGACTCAAGGTCCCGCATCCGGGAATTGCTGAACGGGATTTTGTTTTGATTCCAATGATGGATATTGCGCCGGACTGGATACATCCGACATATGCAAAAAGTATCAGCGAACTGGTAACTCAACTGGACGGCACATCTACCATAAACAGGATAGAATCAGATCGGTAA
- the tmk gene encoding dTMP kinase, translating to MLDKGFLIVAEGIDGAGKSSQLKKLAENLRVSGHDVVELREPTNGTWGQKIRRLLTEGRDGITPEEELSYFNNDRREDVALNIQPALERKAIVLIDRYYYSTAAYQGALGFDPEAICQENETFAPRPDLVLMFSIDPEVGLERISSSRDGFSSFEKLDYLKRVQAIFNTFEGLHIKRIDANREMDDVQQDVQNCVSAFLKTGEIK from the coding sequence ATATTGGACAAAGGTTTTTTAATTGTTGCAGAAGGGATCGATGGAGCGGGCAAATCTTCACAATTGAAGAAACTGGCTGAGAACCTCCGGGTCTCAGGGCATGATGTTGTCGAGCTGCGGGAACCAACCAATGGAACCTGGGGCCAGAAAATACGCCGATTGCTTACAGAAGGGCGAGACGGGATAACTCCTGAAGAGGAACTTTCATATTTTAATAATGATCGCCGCGAAGATGTAGCCTTGAACATTCAGCCCGCATTGGAGCGTAAAGCGATAGTCCTGATTGATCGGTACTATTATTCTACAGCGGCTTACCAAGGGGCTTTGGGATTCGACCCTGAGGCCATTTGTCAGGAAAATGAAACATTTGCTCCCAGGCCGGATCTGGTTTTAATGTTCAGCATCGACCCTGAGGTTGGATTGGAAAGGATTTCATCTTCAAGAGACGGTTTCAGCTCTTTTGAAAAACTGGATTACCTGAAACGTGTACAAGCAATATTTAATACTTTTGAAGGGCTCCATATCAAACGCATTGATGCCAACCGCGAAATGGATGATGTCCAACAGGATGTCCAGAACTGCGTCAGTGCGTTTCTAAAAACAGGAGAGATAAAATGA
- a CDS encoding LL-diaminopimelate aminotransferase, which produces MSYIQELFAERLGGNQFGKDTTIYKFEKIKRAKRAALEANPGKELFDMGVGEPDSMADPGVVRTLKEEAEKPENRGYTDNGIDEFKKAAVDYMDSVFGVKGLDPAKHVNHTIGSKPGLAMAPLMFVNPGDVVFMTTPGYPVMGTHAQYLGGEVVNLPLTEENGFMPDLKSIDPAMAAKAKILYLNYPNNPTGAQATRKFFEEAIAFAKSNNLIIIQDAAYAALTYNGERLSILSIPGGMDVAIELHSLSKAYNMTGWRMAFGVGNELIVKALSHVKDNIDSGQFAAIQKASIYALNHPEITEQTVAKYKRRLQLLVETLNGVGFNASMPGGSFFLYVKAPVGIQGGRRFENAEDFSQYLITEHLISTVPWDNVGSYVRFSVTYAAKDAEDEKRIMGEIKNRLLTEKFEF; this is translated from the coding sequence ATGAGCTATATTCAGGAGTTGTTTGCCGAGCGACTGGGCGGCAACCAGTTTGGCAAAGACACCACGATCTATAAATTTGAAAAAATAAAACGCGCCAAGCGAGCGGCGCTTGAAGCAAACCCCGGCAAGGAACTGTTCGATATGGGGGTTGGTGAACCCGATTCCATGGCCGATCCTGGCGTTGTCAGGACTCTTAAAGAAGAAGCCGAAAAGCCTGAAAATCGTGGATACACAGATAACGGTATTGATGAATTCAAAAAGGCCGCAGTGGATTATATGGATTCGGTTTTTGGGGTCAAAGGTTTGGACCCGGCGAAACACGTCAATCACACTATCGGTTCCAAGCCCGGCCTGGCGATGGCTCCCTTGATGTTTGTAAACCCGGGAGATGTGGTTTTCATGACGACTCCAGGATATCCCGTAATGGGCACCCACGCCCAATACCTTGGAGGTGAAGTAGTCAATCTGCCTCTTACAGAAGAAAACGGGTTTATGCCGGACCTCAAGAGTATCGATCCGGCAATGGCGGCAAAAGCAAAAATCCTTTATTTGAATTATCCCAACAATCCCACAGGAGCCCAGGCGACTCGGAAGTTTTTTGAAGAAGCCATCGCTTTTGCAAAATCCAATAACCTCATCATTATTCAGGATGCGGCCTACGCTGCCCTCACCTACAATGGTGAGCGGTTGAGTATTTTATCGATCCCCGGTGGTATGGATGTCGCTATTGAGCTCCACTCCCTGTCGAAAGCCTACAACATGACCGGATGGAGGATGGCATTCGGGGTTGGTAATGAGCTGATCGTAAAAGCCCTTTCACACGTGAAAGACAACATCGATTCAGGCCAGTTCGCTGCAATTCAGAAGGCCAGCATTTATGCCCTTAACCACCCGGAGATCACCGAGCAAACTGTCGCCAAATATAAGCGCCGGTTGCAACTCCTGGTAGAAACATTAAATGGAGTAGGATTTAATGCCAGCATGCCCGGAGGATCATTTTTCCTGTATGTAAAAGCACCTGTCGGCATTCAGGGTGGACGGAGATTTGAGAATGCGGAAGATTTCTCCCAGTACCTCATCACCGAGCATCTCATCTCGACTGTTCCCTGGGACAACGTGGGGAGCTATGTGCGTTTCTCGGTAACTTATGCAGCCAAAGACGCGGAAGATGAGAAACGCATTATGGGTGAAATAAAAAATCGATTGTTGACTGAGAAGTTCGAATTTTAA
- the thiI gene encoding tRNA 4-thiouridine(8) synthase ThiI translates to MNRRTLLIRYDEIGLKGRNRRFFIDRLRQNIRSRLKDLDGISISVPHGRIILDCDEGQTEAVVRRLGFVPGIASLSVGEMMEPDLDLISQKGINWISPLLESNPALKFCVRTKRSHKGYEKTSSEVDHEVGGKILQALGNRGLSVNLDRPDFKLEIEIGMNHTVVFQNRVPGLRGLPVGSAGKVLGLISGGIDSPVAMYRLIKRGCRVHGVFFDNRPYMGQGGYDKVIRLCGVLNRFQESMRLRVVPFENIQVAIRDHCRPENRVILYRRMMYRIAQDIADSEGYKALVTGESLGQVASQTLENLDAVSRVVEGGVFRPLIGMDKNEIIEESKAIGTYKISIEPQPDCCTVFMPDRPATKAKIPELENDETRYPWRDLMQDAIEKIEVLDPEPLPI, encoded by the coding sequence ATTAATAGAAGAACCCTCCTCATTCGTTACGATGAAATAGGATTAAAGGGCAGGAACCGGCGGTTTTTTATCGACCGGCTCCGTCAGAATATCCGGTCACGATTAAAGGATCTTGATGGTATTTCGATCAGTGTTCCTCACGGGCGGATTATTCTGGATTGTGACGAAGGCCAAACCGAGGCGGTGGTGCGAAGACTTGGATTTGTTCCTGGAATCGCTTCGCTCAGTGTGGGTGAAATGATGGAACCCGACCTTGATCTGATTTCACAAAAGGGAATTAATTGGATTTCTCCCCTGCTTGAATCCAACCCGGCTCTTAAATTCTGCGTTAGGACAAAACGTTCCCATAAAGGGTATGAAAAGACATCCAGCGAAGTGGACCATGAAGTGGGTGGAAAAATTTTGCAGGCCCTTGGCAATCGGGGGTTGTCGGTCAATTTGGATCGGCCCGATTTTAAACTGGAAATTGAAATTGGAATGAACCACACGGTTGTGTTTCAGAATCGGGTTCCTGGTTTACGCGGTCTTCCAGTCGGCTCGGCTGGCAAGGTCCTCGGTCTTATTTCAGGAGGTATTGATAGCCCGGTGGCCATGTATCGTCTGATAAAAAGAGGTTGCCGGGTGCACGGTGTCTTTTTCGATAACCGCCCGTATATGGGGCAGGGAGGGTATGACAAGGTGATTCGGTTGTGTGGTGTGCTCAATCGTTTTCAGGAGTCCATGCGCCTGCGGGTGGTCCCATTTGAAAATATTCAAGTAGCGATTCGGGACCATTGCAGACCGGAAAACCGCGTTATTTTGTATCGCCGGATGATGTATCGCATTGCACAGGATATTGCTGATTCAGAAGGCTATAAAGCTCTGGTGACAGGAGAGTCTCTGGGGCAGGTGGCCTCTCAAACTCTGGAAAATCTGGATGCTGTGTCAAGGGTGGTTGAAGGTGGGGTGTTCAGGCCTTTGATCGGGATGGACAAAAATGAAATCATAGAAGAGTCCAAGGCAATCGGTACCTATAAAATCAGTATTGAACCACAACCCGACTGCTGTACGGTGTTCATGCCAGATCGCCCGGCTACCAAAGCCAAAATTCCGGAATTGGAAAACGACGAAACGCGGTATCCCTGGCGGGACCTCATGCAGGATGCTATAGAGAAAATAGAAGTGCTTGACCCCGAGCCGTTACCGATCTGA
- a CDS encoding UbiX family flavin prenyltransferase encodes MKRIVLAITGASGMIYAKRLFDQLQPRAETHVILSEHGAEVLQLELGLTAAYFEKENAEVHRNSRMNDSLASGSFKTDGMVVCPGTMGTIGRIASGVSSSLIERAADVVLKEKGKLILVPRETPLSTIHLKNLLELDQAGALILPANPGFYDNPQSVEDVADFIVARILDHLGMEHRIQEPYEPKRRQKSI; translated from the coding sequence ATGAAAAGAATAGTGCTTGCGATCACAGGTGCCAGTGGCATGATTTACGCCAAACGGCTGTTTGATCAATTGCAACCGCGAGCTGAAACCCATGTGATTTTGTCTGAACATGGCGCTGAGGTTCTTCAACTGGAGTTGGGTTTGACAGCAGCTTATTTTGAAAAGGAGAATGCTGAGGTACATCGTAACTCCAGGATGAATGATTCTCTGGCCAGCGGGTCTTTTAAAACCGATGGGATGGTGGTGTGTCCGGGAACAATGGGGACTATTGGACGTATCGCATCGGGTGTTTCGTCTTCTCTGATCGAGCGTGCGGCGGATGTTGTGTTGAAGGAAAAGGGTAAATTGATTCTGGTTCCAAGGGAAACTCCTTTAAGTACGATACACCTCAAGAACCTGCTTGAGCTTGACCAGGCCGGGGCACTTATTCTACCGGCTAATCCGGGGTTTTACGACAACCCGCAATCTGTAGAAGATGTCGCTGATTTTATTGTGGCCCGGATCCTTGATCATCTTGGGATGGAACATCGTATTCAGGAGCCCTACGAACCCAAAAGAAGACAGAAGTCCATATGA
- the cobT gene encoding nicotinate-nucleotide--dimethylbenzimidazole phosphoribosyltransferase, protein MQNFIKPISPISKDNLEKARAHLDNLTKPRGSLGELENWIAHYAAIKGPESCEIKSKAVVLFAADHGVVEEGVSAYPQEVTAQMVLNFIAGGAAINSLARHAGAELSVVDVGVKSPLPKHSTLLSHKIANGTRNMVQEPAMERNQAEDALNLGYQVAQEKAVGGADLLVAGDMGIGNTTSATAILSVLHAKPPSELTGRGTGIDDATHQNKIRVIEKAINRNQPDSSDPVDVLTKLGGFEIGAMAGFYLGAASNGTPVLIDGVISCAAASLAQTLQPNLRAYLFPGHRSAEPASDAFLEQLDLLPLLDLEMRLGEGTGAVMAMTLLEGGVRLYNEMATFGDAGVSEKNSAQ, encoded by the coding sequence ATGCAAAATTTTATTAAACCAATATCTCCCATCTCTAAAGACAATCTTGAAAAGGCTCGCGCCCATCTCGACAATCTCACCAAACCCAGAGGCAGCCTTGGGGAACTCGAAAACTGGATAGCCCATTACGCTGCTATCAAGGGACCCGAGTCCTGTGAAATCAAATCGAAGGCTGTCGTTCTGTTTGCCGCCGATCACGGGGTGGTCGAGGAAGGAGTCAGCGCCTACCCGCAGGAAGTCACTGCACAAATGGTGCTCAATTTTATCGCCGGGGGAGCAGCCATCAACAGCCTGGCACGCCATGCAGGGGCTGAGCTTTCGGTGGTCGATGTCGGGGTCAAATCCCCTCTCCCGAAACACTCGACACTTTTATCTCATAAAATCGCTAACGGTACTCGCAACATGGTTCAGGAACCCGCCATGGAGCGAAATCAAGCTGAAGATGCCCTGAATCTGGGTTATCAAGTTGCGCAGGAAAAGGCAGTCGGAGGAGCCGACTTACTGGTTGCCGGAGACATGGGAATCGGCAACACCACCTCTGCAACAGCGATACTTTCGGTCTTACATGCCAAGCCGCCTTCAGAATTGACTGGGAGAGGCACGGGAATAGACGATGCCACGCATCAAAATAAAATCAGAGTGATCGAAAAAGCGATCAATCGGAACCAACCGGATTCCTCTGACCCGGTGGATGTCCTCACAAAGCTTGGTGGTTTTGAAATTGGAGCTATGGCGGGGTTTTATCTTGGAGCGGCATCGAATGGCACTCCGGTCCTGATCGATGGAGTGATTTCCTGTGCCGCTGCGTCACTGGCTCAAACGCTTCAACCCAACCTTAGGGCATATTTGTTTCCCGGGCACCGCTCCGCGGAACCTGCGAGTGATGCATTCCTTGAACAACTTGACCTTCTCCCCTTACTGGATCTTGAAATGCGGCTGGGAGAAGGAACAGGAGCTGTCATGGCCATGACCTTACTGGAGGGAGGAGTACGACTTTACAATGAAATGGCGACCTTCGGGGATGCCGGTGTATCCGAAAAAAATTCAGCGCAATAA